The Desmodus rotundus isolate HL8 chromosome 3, HLdesRot8A.1, whole genome shotgun sequence genome includes a region encoding these proteins:
- the CNPY2 gene encoding protein canopy homolog 2: MKGWGWLALLLGALLGTAWARRSQDLHCGACRALVDELEWEIAQVDPKKTIQMGSFRINPDGSQSVVEVPYARSEAHLTELLEEVCDRMKEYGEQIDPSTHRKNYVRVVSRNGESSKLDLQGIRIDSDISGTLKFVCESIVEEYEDELIEFFSREADNVKDKLCSKRTDLCDHALHISHDEL; encoded by the exons ATGAAAGGCTGGGGTTGGCTGGCCCTGCTTCTGGGGGCCCTGCTGGGAACTGCCTGGGCTCGGAGGAGCCAGGATCTACATTGTGGAg CTTGCAGGGCTCTGGTGGATGAACTGGAGTGGGAAATTGCCCAGGTGGATCCCAAGAAGACCATTCAGATGGGCTCTTTCCGAATCAATCCAGATGGCAGCCAGTCAGTGGTGGAG GTGCCTTATGCTCGCTCAGAGGCCCACCTCACAGAGCTGCTAGAGGAAGTATGTGACCGGATGAAGGAGTACGGGGAACAGATTGACCCTTCCACCCACCGCAAGAATTACGTACGTGTAGTGAGCCGAAATGGAGAATCCAGTAAACTGGATCTACAGGGCATCCGAATTGATTCAGACATCAGTGGCACCCTCAAATTTGTG TGTGAGAGCATTGTGGAGGAGTATGAGGATGAACTCATTGAATTCTTTTCCCGAGAGGCTGACAATGTTAAAGATAAACTTTGTAGTAAGAGAACAG ATCTGTGTGACCATGCCCTGCACATATCACATGATGAGCTGTGA